TTCAGGAACCCTGGACTGGTCCACAGAGCAGCGACGAGGCCGAGCGGGTCGAGCAGAGGCCACGCGCGCCCGAACGTCTGGGTGAGGGCCTCATCCTGCGCGAGAGAGCGCTTCAGCTGTGCGCGGGGAATCTGCTCTTCGAACCGGTCGAGCACGATGTCCAGCAGCGCATCCCACACCTCGTCGCGGGCCTCATTGTGCGGTGCATCGGTATCCGTGTCGAATGCTTCCTCCCAGTCGAGGGCCCGCACCCGCAGGTCTGTCCAGGGCGTCTCGACCGTTGTCGACCGCTGCGGCGGTTGCTCGTAGAGACGCACGGCTCTCCCGACCGCGTCGACCAGGCGGCCATCGGCTTTCACCCGGGCGACGGCAGGATCGGCTTCGAGCGGGGCGTCTGCTCCATCCGGAACGAGATCACGCAGTGTGCATGTCTGCACACGGTCTTCGCCGAGGCTGGGCAGCACGTCATCGACATAGGAGAGATACGGCTGATGCGGGCCGACGACGAGCACGCCGCCGCCGCTGCCGCGAGAGATGCGCGCGTCGGAGTAGAGCAGGTAGGCGGCACGATGAAGGGCGACGACGGTCTTGCCCGTGCCCGGGCCGCCGTCCACGACGAGAGTCCCACTGGAACCTGCGCGGATGATGGCATCCTGGTCGGCCTGGATCGTCGCCAGCACATCGCGCATACGCGCTGAGCGCGAACTGCCGAGGCTCGCGATGAAGGCGGACTGGTCATCGAGCGCGCCGCCGGCCGCCAGCGCTTCGGCGGTGAACGCCTCATCCCAGTAGTCGCTGATGCGGCCACCGGTCCAGCGGTAGCGGCGGCGACTGATCAGACCCATCGGGTCGGCGAGCGTCGCGCCGAAGAAGGGCTCTGCGGCAGGTGCACGCCAGTCGACGAGCAGTTGGCGTCCATCCGAGCCGGTGAGGCCGAGCCGGCCGATGTAGATGCGGGTGCCGTCGGCTGTGACCATGCGCCCGAGGCACATGTCGATCCCGTAGCGGCGGAACATGGCGAGGCGTGCGTTCAGGCGGTGGATCTCCAGATCGCGTTCCACTGCCGCGCCGCCGACGCCGCTGGATGCACCGAGCGCGCGATCGAGGCGGGCGGATGCATCGGCGATGCTGCCACGGACGGTCTCGGCGATCGCCGCGAACTGCTCTTCGTCGGATGAGATGAGGGAGGGATCTGCCTTGGCGACAAGGCGGTCGGCGAGCTGGAAAGCGCTGGTGGTGGGGAGGATCATGACGTCTCCGAATCGATCATGCGCGCCCGGAATCGTGCACACGATCGACCAGTATGCGCCCCTGGGGTGCCCTTGCCGCAAGCCCCCGCCTCACCGGTAGACTGGAAGTGCGGGAAGATGGATGACATGACCTCCTCCGCCTCGCAGATGCAGCGCAACGTACTCGCACCCGGCCTGCTCGCGGCGATCGCCCTCTTCCTCGCACCGCTGTTCCCTGATGGTGCAGTCGCGACAGTGATCCTGTACCTGGTCGCCATCCTCGCCGTCATCGTCGCCTGGTTCGCATTCCAGGCGGGGCAGTGGTGGTGGAGCATCGTCTTCATCGCGATCGCGGTGGTCTGGAATCCGATCTTCCCGTTCGGCTTCAGCGGCTGGGTGTGGGTGGTCGCGCATTTCGTGGCTGCGCTCGCGTTCATCACCGCGGGAGCACTGGTCAAGAACGAGCGGACGACGCCGTAGGCGCCGTCCCGAGGCACGACATCGTGGTGCCGCCGACCGATCAGGCGTAGCGTGCCCGGTATGGAAGACCGCATACCCGACCCCGCTGAAGAACGTCGCCCCGAGCACCCGGCTGCACACGACGACGCTGGCGCGCCCTTGGGCGGCGACGAAACCACCGAGGAGCAACTCGAGGCCGACAACGAAGTCGAGGAAGATGCGCTGAAGGCGCTCAACCCGGACGACGCACCTGCCTGAGCTCCGGGGCCCAGGTGGCGCCCATGGGTGAGAAACTTGAAGGATGAGCACTTCCCTCGATGCCACCTCGCTGACGGATGCCGAGATCCAGCGCCTCCGCGAGGACTTTCCGATCCTGCAGACGCAGGTGAACGGGCATCCGCTCGTCTATCTCGACTCCGGCGCGACTTCTCAGCGCCCCCTTGCGGTGCTCGACGCGGAACGCGAGTTCCTGACCACGCTCAACGCTGCGGTGCACCGTGGTGCGCACACACTCGCCGCTGAGGCGACCGAGGTCTTCGAAGGCGCCCGCGCCACTCTCGCCAGGTTCGTCGGCGCTGATGAAGACGAGATCGTCTGGACATCGAACGCGACCGAGGCGATCAACCTCGTCGCCTACGCGTTCTCGAACGCATCGCTCGGGCGCGGCGGCGCGGCGGCCGAGAAGTTCGGACTGGGCGAGGGTGACGAGATCGTCACGACCGAGATGGAGCACCACGCCAATCTCATCCCGTGGCAGGAGCTCGCCGCGCGCACCGGTGCGACGCTGCGGGTCATCCCCGTCGATGACGACGGCGCGTTGCGTCTCGATGAAGCAACCAGAATGATCGGCCCTCGCACCAGGATCGTCGCCGTCACACACGTCTCCAACGTGCTCGGAGTCGTCAACCCTGTCGAGCAGTTGATCGCCGCCGCCCACGAGGTCGGTGCGCTCGTGCTGCTCGACGCCTGCCAGTCGGCGCCGCACCTGCCGCTCGACGTGAAGGTCCTGGATGTCGACTTCGCGGTGTTCTCCGGACACAAGATGCTCGGGCCGACCGGCATCGGTGCGCTCTACGGCCGTCGTGAGCTGCTCGAGGTGATGCCGCCCTTCCTCACCGGCGGATCGATGATCACGACGGTCACCACGACCGCGGCCGAGTACCTGCCGCCGCCGCAGCGTTTCGAGGCCGGCACCCAGCGGGTGTCGCAGGCTGTCGCGCTCGCCGCGGCGGTCGACTATCTGTCGGCGGTCGGAATGCCGCAGATCGCCGCCCACGAGGCGCTGCTCGGTCGCCGCCTCGTCGAGGGACTCTCCGCGATCGACGGCGTGCGCGTGCTCGGCGCGGGCATCGACCTGCCGCGGGTGGGACTTGCGAGCTTCGACATTCCCGGCATCCACTCGCACGACGTCGGACAGTTCCTCGACGACCAGGGCATCGCCGTGCGTGTGGGGCATCACTGCGCGCAGCCGTTGCACCGCAGGCTCGGCGTGACCTCATCGACCCGTGCGAGCACCTATGTCTACTCGACCGAGGCCGAGGTCGATGCCTTCCTCGAGGGTGTCGCGGCGACGATCGAGTTCTTCGGAGTGCGCTCATGAGCTCCAGTGATCTGCAGAACCTGTACCAGGAGCTGATCCTCGATCACTCCCGCACGCCGCACGGATTCGGCCTGCGCGACGAGGTCAAGGCGCAGTCGCATCAGCTGAATCCGACCTGCGGTGATGAGATCACGCTGCAGGTGCATGCGGCATCCGACGGCACGATCGAAGCCATCGCGTGGGAAGGGCACGGCTGCGCCATCTCGCAGGCGTCCGCCTCGCTGTTCGCCGAGCTGGTCGAGGGCATGACGGTGCCGGAGATCGAGACGCGCATCGACGCGTTCCGCGAGGCGATGCGCTCGCGCGGCAAGATCGAGCCGGACGAGGAATTGCTCGGCGATGCTGCGGCGCTCGGCAGCGTCTCCCGCTACGTCGCCCGTGTGAAGTGCGCGATGCTCGCATGGGTGGCCGCAGAGGATGCCCTGCGCAAGCTCGTCTGATCCGCCCGAAGCTCTCCTCGTCGCAGGCTGCATGTGACGCAGTGTGTCGCTTCGTGAACGACCGTGTCGCCGGTGGGTGCCGACGTTGCGTCGGGTGCGGATGCTGGGGGGATGAGCCACCTGGTCAGCGTGGCGCAGCTGATTCATCTGCAGCGCGCCGAAGAGCACGACACCGGGCCTGCCGTGCGGCTGCTCGACGTGCGCTGGCGGCTTGATCGCCCTGAGGGGCGACCAGAATATCTGCGAGCGCATCTGCCGGGGGCGGTGTACGTCGACCTGGAGAATGAGCTCGCTCGTCGCGGCGAGCCGGCGGAGGGCCGGCATCCGCTTCCCGACACGGATGATCTGCAACGGGCGGCGCGCGGGTGGGGGCTCGACGACGGCGACATCGCCGTCGCGTACGACGACAACCGGAGCGTGCCGGCGGCGCGCCTGTGGTGGCTGCTGCGTCGGCTCGGAGTCGATGTGCGAGTGCTCGACGGCGGCATCCGTGCCTGGGCAGCCGAGGGGATGCCCCTCGAACGCGGTGATGTGCTGCCTCAGGCCGGCGGAATCACGTTCGAGGGCGACAGCGGGGGAGTGATCGTCCTCGACGAGATCGAGGCGTTCCGTGACAGCGGGAGTGCTGCTCGACGTTCGCACGCCCGAGCAGTACAGCGGCGCGCACACGGCGACAGACCCGGTCGGCGGGCACATCCCCGGTGCGGTCAACCTTCCTGCGATGGCGACCGTCGCCGGTGATGGCCGGTTGCAGCACCCGGATGCGCTGCGCCGCATCTTCGCGACCGCGGGAGTGGATGCCACCACCCAGGTCGCCGTGTACTGCGGTTCAGGAGTGGCTGCGATGCACACCGCGTTGGCGCTTGAGCAGTCAGGCATCCGTGCCCTCGTGTACCCGGGCTCGTGGAGCCAGTGGTCGAACACCCGAGGGCAGCCCGTCGCGGTCGGCATCTTTCCCCAGGGCAGGCTGACCACGGTCTGATGGCGGCATGGCGTGAGTGCGGCGTCATCTTCCGACACGAGGGAATAGCGCCGGATCGCCCCTGTTGCCACTGACATGACAACTCTTGGAATCATCGGTGCAGGACACATCGGCAGCCAGGTCGCACGTGCGGCCATCACGGCCGGATACGACGTCGTGATCTCGAACTCGCGCGGCCCGGAAACGCTCTCGGACCTCGTCGCCGAGCTCGGGCCGAAGGCGAAGGCGGCGACGGCTGCCGACGCGGGCGCTGCCGGCGACGTCGTCGTGGTGACGGTGCCGCTGCACGCGCTCTCGCAGATTCCGGTGGAGCCGCTGGCCGGCAAGATCGTGCTCGACACCAACAACTACTATTTCGAGCGGGATGGTCACATCGACGCTCTCGACAAGGGTGAGACGACCGTCTCACAGCTGTTGCAGGAGCACCTGCCCACGTCGAAGGTCGCGAAGGCGTTCAACCACATCGGGTCCGGCGACATCACTGTCGACGTGGCGCCGGCGGGGGAGCCGAACCGTCGTGCACTGGCGACTTCGAGCGACTTCCCCGAGGCGGCCGATTTCGTCACGACGCTCTACGACCAGATCGGCTTCGACACGGTGGATGTCAGCCCGTTGAGTGAGTCGTGGCGCGTCGAGCGCGACCGTCCGGCGTACGTCGTACGCCAGACTGCGGCGGAGCTTCGGGCGAACCTCGCCAAGGCCGACCGCGTGCCCTGAAGCGGAGGGTCCGCGGAGCCGCATCTGGGATACCAAATCTGGTGTGAACGTCGAATGAGTGCGAGAATGCGCCCATGGGGGCGGAAAACGGGGAGCTTGAATCTGTACGCGTGACGCGAATGCTGCGCGATGACATCGTGCTGGGTCGGCGGCCGCCCGGATCGAGGCTGGTGGAGCGAGACCTCGCGACGGAGCTGCGCGTCTCACGTCTGCCCGTCCGCGAGGCGATCCGTGCTCTGGTGAACGAGGGCATCGTGGTCGCGCGGCCTCGCAGCTGGGCGATCGTGCGCGAGTTCACGCTGCGGGACGTGCGGGATTTCGCAGAGGTCCGTGCGGCGATCGAGACGGAGGTGTTCATTCTCGCGACGGAACGCCATGACCACGAGGGAATCGAACAGTTGCGTCTACTCGTGGAGCGTGAAGAGCGTGCCGCGAGCGCTGGCGATGGTGACGTGGCCAGGGGGCTGTCGGGTGCGTTCCATGAGCACATGGTGGTGCTGGCGGGCAATGACATGCTCAGCGAACTCGCCAGCATCTACGCCACTCGTCTGAAATGGGTGTTCGGTCAGCATGGCGATCTGGAGGCGATGGCCGCCGAGCATCGGCGGCTGTACGAGGCGATTCTTGCCCGCGATGTGGAGCTGGTGAAGACCCTGGTGGTTCGCCATCTCGAGCAGGGCGCTGCCGCCGCAGCGAAGAAGCTCAGCGATGTCGCCTCGCCGACGAGGGCGACCGAGGAGTAGATCGCTGCAGGTTCGGGCTTCCGCTGGTCCGGTCCGGTCTGGTCTGCGGCGGCCCCTTGGCGTCAGCTCACCGGCGTCGTCGTGTCGGTCGCCTGTCGCAGTGCTCCGCGCATCACCCGCCAGTATCGGTTCGGAGCCACGCGCGTCAGCACGTCGATCAGGCGCGCTTCGCGTCCGACCATCGTGCGGATGCTTCGCCGCTCAGTGGCACGGATGATGCGTGCCGCGGCGTCTGTGGGTTCGGTGTGGTACATCGCCGCTTGCGCTGAGGCAGCGCGTGCGGCGACGGCGGGGTCGATCGAGGCGGCGTATCGACCGTGCAGGATGATGCCCGTCCGTACTCCCGCCGGATAGACGGCGCCGACGGTGACGGTGCTGCCTTCCAGTTCGTGCCGCAGCGCTTCCGAGAATCCCCGGACGGCGAACTTGCTCATCGAGTAGGGGATGCGTCCTGCAGGAGCTGCGAGCGCATAGACGCTGGCGAGATGCGTGATATGCGCGGCCGGCCTGGCGTGCAATGCCGGCAGAAGCGCCTTCGTGATCGAGACGGTGCCCCAGAGGTTGACGTCGACCAGCCAGCGCATCTCCTCCATCGTGAGCTGGTCGAGGCTGCCGAGCATCGACGATCCGGCACAGGTGATCAGCGCGTTGATCCGCGGGTGCGCGGCTGTCACTTCGGCGGCGGCGGCGACGACCGCCTCGTCGTCGCGAAGATCGACGATGTGGGTGGTTACGGTGCCAGGCAGGTCCGCCGCGACTGATGCCAGCGCCTGCGCGTTGTGGTCGAGCAGCGCGAGATTCACTCCTGTGGCAGCCAGCCGGCGGGCGAGTTCCGCGCCCATGCCGCTGGCGGCGCCGGTGATCACGGTGGTGTTCCCGGCAAGGGTCAGCCGTCTCATGCATCCTCCTCCTGGCAGGCTTCGGGTGCGCGCCAGTCGCTTCATCGCAGGTGGGGAGAACCTGTCGGGTTCCATTCTGGCCGACACTGACGTCGGTTGGTAACGGTACGATTTCCAGAGGAGGTTGTGGTGGGACGAACTGCGGATGCTGTGGCCGAAGGCGTCGCCATCGGTACCGCTGCGGCGCGCCTGACGGTGAAGAATCGCATCCTCGTCGGCACGATCGCCCAGGGCGGAGTGTTCGACGCCGCTCGTTACCTCGCCGACGCTCGTGAAGCGCTGCTCGCTATGGCCGATGAGTCCGCGCAGGCGGCCGAACGCGTGACCACGTGGCGCAAGCGCGCCCGGGGTCGTCACTCCGACCCGTCGAGTACACATGACTACCGCGACCGCGACGTGCGCAACCTCCGCCGCCGCGCCAAGCAGTCGGCCGGCGTCGCCGAGAAGCTGAGGGCGATCGCCGAAGACCCCGAACAGCTCGGCGCGCTCGTCGAAGGCGCACGCGAAGCGGCGTGGGCGGATGTGCGTGGCAATCTGGATCGCCGGCTCCACGTCGAGGGCATGCGCCCCGATCAGGATCCCGACTACGCCGTCATGCGTGAGGCGCGGATGCAGGCGCTGCGCCTCGTCGATCTGCAGGCACTCTCATCCGAACGACGCGCACGGCGCAAGCGCGAGCAGGACGCGTGACGCTCGGTTTCGCGTTGGGGTGCTTCGTCATGTATTCTTGCTGAGGCCCACTTCGAGAGATGTGGGCCGAGATATGCGCCCGTAGCTCAATGGATAGAGCATCTGACTACGGATCAGAAGGTTAGGGGTTCGAGTCCCTTCGGGCGCACATTCATCTGAAACGGTCTCCACTTCGGTGGGGGCCGTTTCTGCGTCAGAGTCGCTGGCTCTGACGGTTGCGCCCGAGAGTCGAGGTCGCGGGCGCAACCGGATTCTCGCCAGCAGCCGCTCAGCTCGGGCCGAGGAGGTAGTCGGCGACTGCGCGCCCCAGCTCTTGGAGGAAGACCTCGTCGGAGAGCGGTCGAGTCGACTCGAAGTCCGAGCCGTGGGTGATGCGCCGAGCCGTCATCGAATAGAGCATCCGGAAGGCGAAGTCGGCTGCCGTCTCGGGATCCGGATGGCGGAAGTGGTCTCGGCAGACGAGTAGAGCCGCCTCGAACTGCTCGGCGACACGCTGTGATCCTGTCCGGCCACGCTCGAAGATCTCCGGGTCCTCCGGGCCTCGCCGCATGAAGGCGCGGAGAATCCCGGCGTTGTCGAGCATCTGCGCGGAGGTCTTCGTGGCGACATGCTCGATGTGTGCGCGCGCTCCGCCAGGCGCGACGGCGGCGGGCGTGAGCCAGATCTCCTCCGCGTCCATGCGCTCCATCTCCTGAGCGTGGATCGCGAGCAGCAGTGCCTCACGGCTGGGGGCGCGAAGGTAGATCGATCCGACCGAGACCTCGGCGCGCTTGCTCACTGCCTGGACGGTGAATCCGGGGAAGCCTTCCTCCTCGAGGATCTCCCGCCCCGCCTGGAGTACGCGCGCGAACGCCTCCTGGCTGCGCTTCTGCAGCGGTTGGCGAATCTCGGAGTTGATCTCAGACATCAGTTTCATCGTAGGCGTGAGTCCTCAGGGTGTTCGACCGATTCACTCTTGACAGCATCGGTGTCGGCGGCCACAATCTAACTAGAACACAGATTCGTGTTCTAGTTCAATGAAGAACGAGGATTCCGTGCTCTTTACCACCGACTCACCCGTGGTCCCCGACGCCTTCGGTCTGGGAAGTTTCACCGCGTCCGGTCAGACGTTCGTGGGTGCGATGCGGGATGGCCTCGTATACGACACCAGACCGTTTCTCGGACCAGACGCGACGATCCGCAGCCTGCTGCAGGATTGGGATGCCGCGATCGACACGCTCGTCGAGGTCGCTCCGTCGATGACGGGCGGGATCTCCGCCGATGCACTGGAGGTGCTCCCGCCGGTGCAGCCCGTCGGCCAGATCTTGTGCGCTGGCGCGAACTACCGCGTGCACGTGGAGCAGATAGTGCAGAGCACGCTCCGCAATTCGGGCGACAAGCGCAGCGACGAAGAACTGCACGCCTTCGCGCTCGAGACTGTCGAGCGACAGGCGCAGTCGGACCCGTTCATGTTCGTGGGGCTCCCATCCGCGGTCTCCGGCGCCCGCGACGACGTCATCCTCTGGACGCCCGGCGATCAGCATGACTGGGAACTCGAGCTCGGCGTCATCCTCAAGTCGGCGGCGCATCGGATCTCGCCCGAAGAGTCGTTCGATCACATCGCGGGCTACGTGATGAGCAACGACATCACGGTTCGAGACGTCATGGCGCGCTCGAACGTGCCGCTCACGGACTTCGTCACGTCGAAGAACCGGCCGACCTACTTCCCCACGGGGCCGATCATCCTGCCCGCCCGGTTCGTTCCTGACTATCGCCGCCTGAGGATCACGCTGAAACTCAACGGCGAAACGATGCAGGACGAACTGGTAGAGGACATCATCCACGGTGTCGAGAAGTGCGTCAGTTACGCCTCGCACTCGACGGTTCTGTCCGCCGGAGACATGATCCTGACGGGATCGCCTGCCGGGAATGCCGGCAAGCATGGCAATCGCTGGCTTCGGCCCGGCGACGTCATGGAGGCGAGCATCACGGGCCTGGGCACCCAGGTCACCCGCTGTGTCGCCCCGCCACGCTGAATAAGACCCACCATTGACGAAGGAGTCATAAGCAATGTCAGAGATCCTGCTCTCGCAGCTCGCGCACGTAGAGCTGTTCAGTCCGAAGCCCGAAGAGACCGTCGCCTGGCTGAAGGACATCTTCGGTCTGGAAGAGACCACGCGCGAAGGTCAGTCCGTCTACCTCCGTGGCTGGGCTGAGTGGCTTCACTCGAGCCTCATCGTCACTGAGGCGAAGGAGTCCGGTGTCGGCCGCATCGGCTGGCG
The DNA window shown above is from Microbacterium murale and carries:
- the helR gene encoding RNA polymerase recycling motor ATPase HelR, with the translated sequence MILPTTSAFQLADRLVAKADPSLISSDEEQFAAIAETVRGSIADASARLDRALGASSGVGGAAVERDLEIHRLNARLAMFRRYGIDMCLGRMVTADGTRIYIGRLGLTGSDGRQLLVDWRAPAAEPFFGATLADPMGLISRRRYRWTGGRISDYWDEAFTAEALAAGGALDDQSAFIASLGSSRSARMRDVLATIQADQDAIIRAGSSGTLVVDGGPGTGKTVVALHRAAYLLYSDARISRGSGGGVLVVGPHQPYLSYVDDVLPSLGEDRVQTCTLRDLVPDGADAPLEADPAVARVKADGRLVDAVGRAVRLYEQPPQRSTTVETPWTDLRVRALDWEEAFDTDTDAPHNEARDEVWDALLDIVLDRFEEQIPRAQLKRSLAQDEALTQTFGRAWPLLDPLGLVAALWTSPGFLKRCAPWLTDEEVRLLQREDGRAWTASDLPLLDAARRQVGDPGAGKMRRERERLKAAEREYRASVADYLMESSDDDLGLMSMLRGEDVQNSLDDDDALPQRGTDLLAGPFAHIIVDEAQELTDAEWRMLLSRCPSRSFTVVGDRAQARHGFTESWEERLSHAGLKDVHVASLTVNYRTPEEIMVEAEPVIRAALPDANVPTSVRASGIPVHRAAIKERDTIIDAWLVENEEGTACVIGDETFTASERVWSLTPELSKGLEFDLVVLVEPEKFGTGIEGAVDRYVSMTRSTRELVMLTA
- a CDS encoding DUF6804 family protein, with protein sequence MTSSASQMQRNVLAPGLLAAIALFLAPLFPDGAVATVILYLVAILAVIVAWFAFQAGQWWWSIVFIAIAVVWNPIFPFGFSGWVWVVAHFVAALAFITAGALVKNERTTP
- a CDS encoding cysteine desulfurase, which produces MSTSLDATSLTDAEIQRLREDFPILQTQVNGHPLVYLDSGATSQRPLAVLDAEREFLTTLNAAVHRGAHTLAAEATEVFEGARATLARFVGADEDEIVWTSNATEAINLVAYAFSNASLGRGGAAAEKFGLGEGDEIVTTEMEHHANLIPWQELAARTGATLRVIPVDDDGALRLDEATRMIGPRTRIVAVTHVSNVLGVVNPVEQLIAAAHEVGALVLLDACQSAPHLPLDVKVLDVDFAVFSGHKMLGPTGIGALYGRRELLEVMPPFLTGGSMITTVTTTAAEYLPPPQRFEAGTQRVSQAVALAAAVDYLSAVGMPQIAAHEALLGRRLVEGLSAIDGVRVLGAGIDLPRVGLASFDIPGIHSHDVGQFLDDQGIAVRVGHHCAQPLHRRLGVTSSTRASTYVYSTEAEVDAFLEGVAATIEFFGVRS
- the sufU gene encoding Fe-S cluster assembly sulfur transfer protein SufU; this encodes MSSSDLQNLYQELILDHSRTPHGFGLRDEVKAQSHQLNPTCGDEITLQVHAASDGTIEAIAWEGHGCAISQASASLFAELVEGMTVPEIETRIDAFREAMRSRGKIEPDEELLGDAAALGSVSRYVARVKCAMLAWVAAEDALRKLV
- a CDS encoding sulfurtransferase codes for the protein MSHLVSVAQLIHLQRAEEHDTGPAVRLLDVRWRLDRPEGRPEYLRAHLPGAVYVDLENELARRGEPAEGRHPLPDTDDLQRAARGWGLDDGDIAVAYDDNRSVPAARLWWLLRRLGVDVRVLDGGIRAWAAEGMPLERGDVLPQAGGITFEGDSGGVIVLDEIEAFRDSGSAARRSHARAVQRRAHGDRPGRRAHPRCGQPSCDGDRRR
- a CDS encoding sulfurtransferase, whose translation is MLLDVRTPEQYSGAHTATDPVGGHIPGAVNLPAMATVAGDGRLQHPDALRRIFATAGVDATTQVAVYCGSGVAAMHTALALEQSGIRALVYPGSWSQWSNTRGQPVAVGIFPQGRLTTV
- a CDS encoding NADPH-dependent F420 reductase, yielding MTTLGIIGAGHIGSQVARAAITAGYDVVISNSRGPETLSDLVAELGPKAKAATAADAGAAGDVVVVTVPLHALSQIPVEPLAGKIVLDTNNYYFERDGHIDALDKGETTVSQLLQEHLPTSKVAKAFNHIGSGDITVDVAPAGEPNRRALATSSDFPEAADFVTTLYDQIGFDTVDVSPLSESWRVERDRPAYVVRQTAAELRANLAKADRVP
- a CDS encoding GntR family transcriptional regulator is translated as MLRDDIVLGRRPPGSRLVERDLATELRVSRLPVREAIRALVNEGIVVARPRSWAIVREFTLRDVRDFAEVRAAIETEVFILATERHDHEGIEQLRLLVEREERAASAGDGDVARGLSGAFHEHMVVLAGNDMLSELASIYATRLKWVFGQHGDLEAMAAEHRRLYEAILARDVELVKTLVVRHLEQGAAAAAKKLSDVASPTRATEE
- a CDS encoding SDR family NAD(P)-dependent oxidoreductase, which codes for MRRLTLAGNTTVITGAASGMGAELARRLAATGVNLALLDHNAQALASVAADLPGTVTTHIVDLRDDEAVVAAAAEVTAAHPRINALITCAGSSMLGSLDQLTMEEMRWLVDVNLWGTVSITKALLPALHARPAAHITHLASVYALAAPAGRIPYSMSKFAVRGFSEALRHELEGSTVTVGAVYPAGVRTGIILHGRYAASIDPAVAARAASAQAAMYHTEPTDAAARIIRATERRSIRTMVGREARLIDVLTRVAPNRYWRVMRGALRQATDTTTPVS
- a CDS encoding asparagine synthase, which produces MGRTADAVAEGVAIGTAAARLTVKNRILVGTIAQGGVFDAARYLADAREALLAMADESAQAAERVTTWRKRARGRHSDPSSTHDYRDRDVRNLRRRAKQSAGVAEKLRAIAEDPEQLGALVEGAREAAWADVRGNLDRRLHVEGMRPDQDPDYAVMREARMQALRLVDLQALSSERRARRKREQDA
- a CDS encoding TetR/AcrR family transcriptional regulator, which produces MSEINSEIRQPLQKRSQEAFARVLQAGREILEEEGFPGFTVQAVSKRAEVSVGSIYLRAPSREALLLAIHAQEMERMDAEEIWLTPAAVAPGGARAHIEHVATKTSAQMLDNAGILRAFMRRGPEDPEIFERGRTGSQRVAEQFEAALLVCRDHFRHPDPETAADFAFRMLYSMTARRITHGSDFESTRPLSDEVFLQELGRAVADYLLGPS
- a CDS encoding fumarylacetoacetate hydrolase family protein: MKNEDSVLFTTDSPVVPDAFGLGSFTASGQTFVGAMRDGLVYDTRPFLGPDATIRSLLQDWDAAIDTLVEVAPSMTGGISADALEVLPPVQPVGQILCAGANYRVHVEQIVQSTLRNSGDKRSDEELHAFALETVERQAQSDPFMFVGLPSAVSGARDDVILWTPGDQHDWELELGVILKSAAHRISPEESFDHIAGYVMSNDITVRDVMARSNVPLTDFVTSKNRPTYFPTGPIILPARFVPDYRRLRITLKLNGETMQDELVEDIIHGVEKCVSYASHSTVLSAGDMILTGSPAGNAGKHGNRWLRPGDVMEASITGLGTQVTRCVAPPR